The DNA region GGAAAAAGTACAAGATAAGCCAGAACATCTTCATACCAGAAACAAGGAAACTATCAAACATTATCAACGATTATGGGATTTGTGTCAAAATGACTCAGGAGCCGACTTGAATAGGCTCCCACTGGTCAAAGCTGGTGCAATTTCAGCATCAATATAAGGACAATTCCCtgtattaaaaacatataaaagtgcTTAAATTCATGAGTTTATAATGAtactcaaaaaatgaaataaactttgtTGGTCATCTCCAAAGGATGCTAAGGAACAAGCTCATTCTTTTGAAAATTGgcaaataaagggaaagaatcaaACACTTATCCTGCCTTTGCTATACATATGGTGGCACTGGTAaccaaatattttataagaagaaatttatattaatagaacTGTTATGGTTGACAAATGAAGAGTGAATAACTGCCATATCATTTTGTAAAAACTAATGGATTATTTGATCTAAGAAAGGGCAGCCACGTGACCAAAAAGCAACTAGATATTGATACCTCCTGTTGGAAgaacaccaaataaaataaatcaaacctTGACCCCAACAAGCCTCTAGACCTAACTGACTGCCAGTTTACAGGTAATCTGGGGacaaagaaacacacaaaatgaCACcattaagtgttagtcgctcagtcatatctgactctttgcgaccccatggactgtatgtagcccaccaggctcctctgtccatggaattctccaggcaagagtattggagtgggtagctagctattcccttctctggatcttcccaactgagggatcgaacccaggtctcctgcattgcaggtggattctttaccctatgagccaccagggaagccccaaacggCACCATAGCACCCAGCAAAATCAGATCATGGAAAAGTCTACAGGGTCAAGGACACAGggtctttgaaaaataaattccagaaggaaaaaaaagattggaaATGGAAACTCTAGATTAAAGGATACATGAGACTTCTCCATCAATCAAAATAAACACACCTTAGTGGAAcctgataaaaacaaacaaagtgtAGAAAAAACATTTGTGAGATAATCAACGAAATTTTGCTACTAATTAGATGTTTAATGAAATTAAGGAATTAACACTCACTTTGGGGTATGCACCAATTAGCTATCATTGAGTAACAAAGCACTCCAAAATTTAGTGACTTGAATCAACAGCTGTTTTATAGGCTCAAGATTTTGGCAGTCACCAGTTTGGGCAGGTATCATCTGCGATGGCTCAGACCTATCCTGCCCAGTGTAATCAGATCACTCATGGGTATGCCCTCAGCTacacctctgcctctctctctgcagGAGGCTtgtcactttcaagaggctcagCCTGGGCTTTAGGTGTCTCCATGTGCTGGCAAAACGTTTGCAGCAACAAGAAGTAAGGCAGCGCCATTCTCTAATGGCACAGCTGGCCTTCAAGACGGCACCAAAGACGAGAAGCTTAAGAAGTCAACCTGGAAGCTCAGTGTGGAGCTTACTCATCCAGCAGAAGATGGAAGTTTTGATTCTGGAAATTCTGAACAGTTTCTACAGGAGAAAGTTACAATGAATGGAAAGACTGGAAACCCTGGCAAGGCTGTCCACACTGAATACTTCAAGAGTAAAATCACTGCTCTTTCTGATAAACAGTTCTCTAAAAGGCATTTGACATACCTCACCAAGAAATTCCATGAAAAGAACAATCTTTGTGATTGGCTTGGTGTGGCTGCATCTGACAAGAAGACGTCCAAACTTCATTACTTACAGATTAATCAAGATAAAGATGGATCTGACTCTGAGGACTCGATGAAGCCATCCCATATAGGGATGCTAATGGGATGCTTTATTTgctaataaaacaaataaaacatacaaGAGGAACTTCTTGAAGTGGACATTTACTTTAAAAGCTttctaatgaataaaaaaattactctgttaaaaaaaaagagcatttatcATCTAgcaataaatattcaatatatttatatgtgtataaatatatctttaatatGGCATATTATAATATTGCCATACAAATGATATGCTTCAAAGTAATCGAGAGTGGGTGGGCATGGAGATGAAAGAAGATTGTGATTTTATTGAGGTTGATGGATGAGTGTATGATGGGTGATTATATGATTGTCTCTACTTTTGCATGTGGCTGAAGTTTTTAATGATATCAAGTTCTCTTTTTAATGACTGGTCAACTTCCAAATTCCATTGAGTCCAATGACAGGACCCAAGGGAAAGAAGGGCACCCTCATCATTGTAGCTGCTTCCAAATATCGTGTCCTGCTTCCAAATATCGTGTCCTGGTTCCCAAGGTAAGGAGGACTGAGACGACACCAGGGGAGCTTTTCCACGCCCTCTGCTTCCTTCCCGTCTCTGGAGAGTCACGTGAAACTGAACAGCTTGAATAAGCCACATGACGGGTGAGTAGCTCGGTCAGCCCGGGCGTTCACCATacctatgattttatttattagcaTTCACTTTTCTTCCCAGGTTATTTTTGAAACTTGGAACACGGACCTCTTCTGGATGATAAATTGCAAACTATTGTAATTATTAacataaagaagaatgagaaaatgGGGACTGGGGAGCTGTAAAGAGGGTGGGGGAAAGAGGCAGGGGCCTCCATGAACAGGAAGTTaatagaggaggaggaagagcaaAGGAGATGAATCACATCCAACGGGAATCAATCAACATTCACCGCATGCATAATGTGTATTGAACATTTGTCTGGatagaaaaggggaaaatgttGAAGTAAATGGGACGTTATTCGTCCTCTTAAAGTGCCCACTGCCATTTATTCACTCAAAACATGTATCGGAGTGcctactgcatgccaggctcTGTTGGAGGGTAGATGATAATAAAAAGATGATTTAACACACTTTTCCAATTGGCATTAATGAGGGCTGTTCCAGTTGTAATAATACATTACAATTCAAATCAGCTTTAAGCAGAAACGAGAACTTACTGGCTTGTGTAACTAGAAAGTCTAGGGGTGGCTTCAGGCGCATCTGGATCCAGGTGCCGCAGCGATATTGCCAGgaatctgtctctctccatctcttggACCAGCTTCCTTCTGTGTGGGCATCATTCCCAGGCAGACTTTCCCACTGGCAGCAACAAGTTTACATCCTACAATGTTGGCAGCAAATGTCCTGGGATTGGGGCTCCCTGGAACAGCGTGGCCCAGGGCCCGTTCCCAGTCAGGGAGAAGGAATGCTCAGATGGGCCAAGCCTAGATGGCAGGCCTGGCTTTGCGACTGGGGAAGAGGCTGGACCTACTCAGCCTCAGcacagacagagagaggagaaagttcCCCAAAGGATACTCACAGCACGGcctctggagggagggaggatggatATTGGCTGGACAAAGCAATCAAAGCTCTCCCAGGGCCTTAGAGTCATTCATTCACCCACTCCTTTCAATAAATCCATCGAGTGTGTGTTGTGTTCCAGACTCTATTCTAGGTGCTGGAGATACCAAAAAGACAAAGGCACTGGGATTGTATTCCAGAAGTGaggacagaaaacaaagatatcaacaacatgtttttatttaagtTACAGATCATGATGTCCCATGAAGCAAATAACACTGGAGACACTTCAGAAGATGAGCTAGAGGGGAAAGCTCACTGCGATGGCTTGTTCAAGCTGAGACGGGGAGGCCGAAAGGAGCCTTGAGCATCCCATGTGCATAGCAGGCAAATAGACAGATACCCTGCCCAGCAGGACAGCAAGTGTTTGGTAAAATGGACAGGATCCCTCCCTTGGGACATCAGGGAGGAGGCGATGAAGTCCTCtggaggggctgagggagggcaAGCACAGGGTAGGGTCAGAAGGCTTTGCACAgacttttttgttgctgttgttatttagagttggacacgacttagcaattgaacaacaacaataattctttttttttttttttgtcctcaccACAAGGCATGGGGCATcctagttctcccaccagggattgaatctgtaccCCTCTTGCAGTGGAAggatggaatcttaaccactggacagccagggaagtccccacacaaCCATTTAAACTAAGTCTTCAAGGATGAGTAGATACGAGGTAGGACATGAATGAGAGAATTACAGGCAAGGGGATCAGGCACGTTTGAGGGAGAGTGAAGCTCAGCCTAGTGGACGCCCTGGGGTGACAAGAAGGGTGCGGCTGGGCTCACCAGCCGGGGAGCTTAACGAGGCCTTGGTTGCTTTGTTAACCGCCCCCATCTGGTTTGAATGAATGAGTCTCTCTCCTTCTTATCCCCCAACAACTAATACATCTTGATGAAGCCAGATAGAGGGCGAGGGGACTCACCAAACAGAGTGAAGCATGACCTCTGACCTCAGCTTGCTGGCTGTGGAGTCTGCTAATGGACCGTGAGTGAGACTCACCTTGACTCTGCACTGGAAAAAGGCTTGAATACAATCTAGGGCACCTTGCAATTTTCTAACTGGggcactgaggttcagagagggcaGGCATCTCAAACAAGGTCACACAGAACAGAGACCAGAATCAGTCACTCCCCCTGCTTCTGGGCAAATGAGGGCTTTACCCCTGGGACCCCTCACCTTGAGGTCCTATTTCTACCCTCAGGACTCCTGGTGCAAGTCCAGGTTGTTAACATGTGAAGAAGAGGTGGAAACTCCTCAGCCTTTACTTCCCCAAGTCCAGTTCCTCCAACTTGACCCCGATGTCTCAGGGTCAGACTCTCCCCCCGACCCCACCTCGAGTTTGTCAATAGTCTCACAGTCCAGTGCTGGTGACTGGACCCTAACTTCCCACAGAGAGAATCATTGCCTCCTTTACTCTGAGCAGCCCAACCTCTCCGCCCAGGGTGCTGTTCAGAGAAGCAGGAGTTGAACTCAGCTCCCCCAGGGTCATTTTCAGCAACTGAAgattcttccaggaagccctccagggAGGATGTTTGTGGACTGCATGGGGTTTGCCCCGGGCAGGGGACTTAGCAGTGGGCTGGCTGGAGGCGGGAAGCCGCCACGGCCAGAAACGTGAGCCTgggtccttccctctctctcagcCCTGACCACCATGTCCACCTCCACCCTTCCTCAAGTGGCTGCTTCGAGTGGAGCATGGGGGTGAGCAGCGCGCTTTGCAAAAAGCCTGGAGGCCTTTTTGCCTTGCTCTGCCTTGGGCCGCTTGGTCTGCCTCTCCAGGCCTCCCTTCCATCATCTCTGATAGGGATGCTTACATGTTTACACGCGTGCCTTTCTCTTAGGCAGTGCTGACAACAATCACTGATTGCTGGAGGCCACCCCGAAGCTTCC from Cervus canadensis isolate Bull #8, Minnesota chromosome 1, ASM1932006v1, whole genome shotgun sequence includes:
- the LOC122432789 gene encoding 60S ribosomal protein L22-like 1, which codes for MATRSKAAPFSNGTAGLQDGTKDEKLKKSTWKLSVELTHPAEDGSFDSGNSEQFLQEKVTMNGKTGNPGKAVHTEYFKSKITALSDKQFSKRHLTYLTKKFHEKNNLCDWLGVAASDKKTSKLHYLQINQDKDGSDSEDSMKPSHIGMLMGCFIC